The following coding sequences lie in one Deltaproteobacteria bacterium genomic window:
- a CDS encoding MATE family efflux transporter, with the protein MTDLDDAPPRVFKLALEMPLVRRVFRIGSWVMLAMITQFFVNYFDTLMVGYLDGATATASQAALGLGMPLFWAVGGFFAALGVGAQAMVARRYAEGDLPKAGEALYNAALLSVALGLFGGIFGYYITPAGIDFLASASEEQRRIGVAYTQIRMMGVPGMVITFAFKAFYDGLGRTWVHLYAALVMNFANIGMNYLLIYGNETLGIPRLELSGAAIASAISTYMGMLIMIGSTLRRDIRANYRVLRAKIDPLIMGRIVKLMVPSGSATVILMAGFALFMKFVGDIDAARDDGTNTMTAATKAIMDTAALCFMPAIAFGTATATAVSQSLGAGKPNLAARYGWESVRVGIYAMSVVGVLFLAIPEQIIGLLAPNDPAVRIAAAPSLRLVVAGLPMMVTGLVLAQALYGAGANNFVAMVEFGLHFGCLVPLSWLLGPHLGYGLEGVWVAAAVYTNLLGLVMATKFYGKSWRTIRL; encoded by the coding sequence TTGACCGATCTCGATGACGCGCCGCCCCGCGTGTTCAAGCTGGCGCTGGAGATGCCGCTGGTGCGACGGGTGTTCCGCATCGGCTCGTGGGTGATGCTGGCGATGATCACCCAGTTCTTCGTGAACTACTTCGACACGCTCATGGTCGGCTACCTCGATGGTGCCACCGCGACCGCGTCGCAGGCGGCGTTGGGCCTCGGTATGCCGCTGTTCTGGGCCGTCGGTGGCTTCTTCGCGGCGCTCGGCGTCGGTGCGCAGGCCATGGTCGCGCGGCGCTACGCCGAGGGCGATCTGCCCAAGGCCGGCGAGGCGCTCTACAACGCCGCGCTGCTGTCGGTCGCGTTGGGTCTGTTCGGCGGCATCTTCGGCTACTACATCACGCCCGCGGGCATCGACTTCCTCGCGAGTGCCAGCGAGGAGCAGCGCAGGATCGGGGTCGCGTACACGCAGATCCGCATGATGGGCGTGCCCGGCATGGTCATCACGTTCGCGTTCAAGGCCTTCTACGACGGCCTCGGTCGCACGTGGGTACACCTGTACGCCGCGCTGGTGATGAACTTCGCCAACATCGGCATGAACTACCTGCTGATCTACGGCAACGAGACGCTCGGCATCCCACGACTCGAGCTCTCGGGCGCTGCGATCGCCTCGGCGATCAGCACGTACATGGGCATGCTGATCATGATCGGCTCGACGCTTCGGCGCGACATCCGAGCGAACTACCGGGTGCTGCGCGCCAAGATCGACCCTCTCATCATGGGTCGCATCGTCAAGCTGATGGTGCCCTCGGGCAGCGCGACGGTGATCCTCATGGCCGGCTTCGCGCTGTTCATGAAGTTCGTCGGCGACATCGATGCGGCGCGCGACGACGGCACCAACACCATGACGGCCGCGACCAAGGCGATCATGGACACCGCCGCGCTGTGCTTCATGCCGGCGATCGCGTTCGGAACCGCGACCGCGACCGCGGTGAGCCAGAGCCTGGGCGCGGGTAAGCCCAACCTCGCGGCCCGCTACGGGTGGGAATCCGTGCGCGTGGGGATCTACGCGATGAGCGTGGTCGGCGTGTTGTTCCTGGCCATCCCTGAACAGATCATCGGGCTGCTCGCGCCCAACGACCCCGCGGTGCGCATCGCCGCGGCGCCGTCGCTGCGGCTGGTGGTGGCGGGTCTACCGATGATGGTCACCGGGCTCGTGCTCGCGCAGGCACTGTACGGCGCAGGCGCGAACAACTTCGTCGCAATGGTCGAGTTCGGCCTCCACTTCGGCTGTCTGGTGCCCTTGTCATGGTTGCTCGGACCGCATCTCGGTTACGGCCTCGAGGGCGTGTGGGTGGCGGCGGCCGTGTACACCAACCTGCTCGGATTGGTGATGGCGACGAAGTTCTACGGCAAGTCGTGGCGCACAATCCGGTTGTAG
- a CDS encoding TlpA family protein disulfide reductase — translation MSSRVRLSSWLRWSILPASLLSAACPKPGTTGAGAVPTWDDGGGEPDGVLAAHDPPASGGEAEADGASTPADPSGGAVADADGGAAPATEGGTAAADGGAADGGAADGGAADGGAADGGAAPSEPVALELPKALHTKIDSSCGKDEGLGTKLKSFELAGVDGKKSSNKSFRGRVVLVNFWGTWCKPCLKELPEFDQLYRRYRKYGLSLVAIATDEDPAPVKEFIDKRKLAAKVLIGAEDYAGEYGSPKFPFSFVVDDKGVIRASYRGYRPECLGKLEADLRKQLEARAAK, via the coding sequence ATGAGCTCTCGCGTTCGCCTGTCGTCGTGGCTGCGTTGGTCGATCCTCCCCGCATCGCTGCTGTCGGCGGCGTGTCCGAAGCCCGGCACCACCGGCGCAGGGGCGGTGCCGACCTGGGACGACGGCGGCGGCGAGCCCGACGGCGTGCTGGCGGCCCACGATCCGCCGGCCAGCGGTGGTGAGGCCGAAGCTGACGGCGCATCGACCCCGGCGGATCCGAGCGGCGGTGCGGTCGCCGACGCCGACGGTGGCGCCGCACCGGCGACGGAGGGTGGCACCGCAGCGGCGGATGGCGGCGCGGCGGATGGCGGCGCGGCGGATGGCGGCGCGGCGGATGGCGGCGCGGCGGATGGCGGCGCGGCCCCGAGCGAGCCGGTCGCGCTCGAGCTGCCCAAGGCACTGCACACGAAGATCGACAGCTCGTGCGGCAAGGACGAGGGCCTCGGCACCAAGCTCAAGTCCTTCGAGCTCGCGGGCGTCGACGGCAAGAAGTCTTCGAACAAGAGCTTCCGCGGTCGCGTGGTGTTGGTGAACTTCTGGGGCACGTGGTGCAAGCCCTGCCTGAAGGAGCTGCCCGAGTTCGACCAGCTCTACCGGCGCTATCGCAAGTACGGCCTGTCGCTGGTCGCGATCGCGACCGACGAAGATCCTGCGCCGGTGAAGGAGTTCATCGACAAGCGCAAGCTCGCGGCCAAGGTGCTGATCGGCGCCGAGGACTACGCCGGCGAGTACGGCAGCCCCAAGTTCCCGTTCTCGTTCGTGGTCGACGACAAGGGCGTGATCCGGGCCTCCTACCGCGGCTATCGCCCCGAGTGTCTCGGCAAGCTCGAGGCCGACCTCCGCAAGCAGCTCGAAGCGCGCGCCGCGAAGTGA
- a CDS encoding aspartate aminotransferase family protein, with protein sequence MHDLRWPTYAPRNLMLESAVFDDVAPGRGSLRVRDTEGNVYLDAVNGIGCLPLGHAHPNWIAAIEQQMRKLVGAAGTFFTAPQQQLAGELAARVKLKDARTFIANTGTEVTEAALKLAMRATGRDIVMVFERAFHGRTLGALAMTANAAYRQPYVACIGEDRTAFATMNVVRARFGELDSVAALFEQYGPRIAMVAVEPIQGEAGIYPASREFLVGLRELCSRHGALLGDDEIQAGSGRTGKFLAWDTLVGDDPSLQPDIVWLAKAVGGGFPVAACVTTGAHAEHMIKGSHGSTFGGNPLACAAAVATLRIMDEDGLLPLAAAQLPALQAIAAEDPEPRVKDVRGSGAMIGIEITGDGQPAAPLGDAMQRLGVLVTVCSGHTVRLLLPYHAGANELRQIWSTLRRALA encoded by the coding sequence ATGCACGATCTCCGGTGGCCGACCTACGCGCCGCGCAACCTGATGCTCGAGTCCGCGGTGTTCGACGACGTCGCGCCTGGTCGCGGCTCGCTGCGGGTGCGCGACACCGAGGGCAACGTCTATCTCGACGCGGTCAACGGCATCGGCTGTCTGCCGCTCGGCCACGCCCACCCCAACTGGATCGCGGCGATCGAGCAGCAGATGCGCAAGCTCGTCGGCGCCGCGGGCACGTTCTTCACCGCGCCACAGCAGCAACTCGCCGGCGAGCTCGCGGCCCGCGTCAAGCTGAAGGACGCCCGCACCTTCATCGCCAACACCGGCACCGAGGTCACCGAGGCCGCGCTCAAGCTCGCGATGCGAGCAACCGGCCGCGACATCGTCATGGTGTTCGAGCGCGCCTTCCACGGGCGCACCCTCGGCGCGCTGGCGATGACGGCGAATGCGGCGTACCGGCAGCCCTACGTCGCGTGCATCGGCGAAGACCGCACCGCGTTCGCGACCATGAACGTCGTGCGGGCTCGCTTCGGTGAGCTCGACAGTGTCGCCGCGCTGTTCGAGCAGTACGGTCCGCGCATCGCGATGGTCGCGGTCGAGCCGATCCAGGGCGAGGCCGGCATCTACCCCGCGAGTCGCGAGTTCCTGGTCGGCCTGCGCGAGCTGTGCTCGCGCCACGGCGCGCTGCTGGGCGACGACGAGATCCAGGCCGGCAGCGGTCGCACCGGCAAGTTCCTCGCATGGGACACGTTGGTCGGTGACGACCCGTCGTTGCAGCCCGACATCGTGTGGCTCGCGAAGGCGGTCGGGGGTGGCTTCCCGGTCGCCGCGTGTGTGACCACCGGTGCCCACGCCGAGCACATGATCAAGGGCAGCCACGGCTCGACCTTCGGCGGCAACCCGCTGGCATGCGCGGCCGCGGTCGCGACGCTGCGCATCATGGACGAAGACGGCCTGCTGCCGCTGGCGGCGGCGCAGCTGCCGGCTCTGCAGGCGATCGCGGCCGAGGATCCCGAGCCGCGCGTGAAGGATGTCCGTGGCAGCGGCGCGATGATCGGCATCGAGATCACCGGCGACGGACAGCCCGCGGCTCCCCTGGGCGACGCCATGCAGCGGCTCGGCGTGCTCGTCACCGTGTGCAGCGGCCACACCGTGCGACTGCTGTTGCCGTACCACGCCGGCGCGAACGAGTTGCGCCAGATCTGGTCGACCTTGCGCCGCGCGCTGGCGTAG